The stretch of DNA GCCCGACAACATCGTATGGCGTCAGCCCTTCCCAGGCCCTGGTCTCGGTATCCGCATCATTGGCGAGGTCACCCGCGAACGTCTCGATTTGTTGCGCGAGGCAGACGCCATCGCCCGCGAAGAGATGACCAGGGCCGGCCTCGACCGCGACATCTGGCAGTGCCCGGTGGTGCTCTTGGCCAACGTCCATTCCGTGGGCGTGCAGGGTGACGAACGTACCTACGGCTCGCCGATTGTGCTGCGTCCGATTTCCTCCGACGACGCGATGACCGCCGACTGGTACCGCTTACCTTATGACGTGCTTGCCACGATCTCCACGCGCATCACCAACGAATGCCGCGGCATCAACCGCGTGGTCCTCGACTGCACCTCCAAGCCGCCGGCCACCATCGAGTGGGAGTGAGCGCGGAACATTAATCGAGGATGTGCCTCAACAGCAGACAGACGGCGGTGCCCTTCATATGATTTGAAAGGCACCGCCGTTTTGTTTGTCGTCTACGATATGTGTGGTTGGTGTTTCGTGGTAGCCATGTGATTTGTTTACGTCCACATGGTACGTTTCGCAATGGGCATCGAGGCTTTCGGTCATCGTTATGCGACGGATATCATATAGCAGTATTAGAAAAACGCTGATAGACTGGGGTTTTCGGGTTTCAAACCCACTTTTCGCCGTGCCTACGGATGCGGTGTTCGTATTTCTTGATATTGGAAGGAGCTTTGGTGAGCAAGCGCAAACGCACGTGGTTGGTTATTATGGGTCTCATATTGGCCGGGGCGAACCTGCGTATGCCGATTACCATGATGCCGCCGCTGCTGCCGGACCTCAAAGCCGAAATCGGTTTGCCGACCTCGCTTGCCGGGCTTTTGACCACCATTCCGCTTCTCGCCTTTGCGCTTGCCTCTCCGTTGATGGGCAAGGCAGGCGCAAGGCAAGGTAGCGAAAAAGTCCTGGTGATGGCGCTTGCCGTTCTGAGTATTGGCAGCTATTTGCGTATCATTCCTTCGGTCTGGGCGCTGCTGATCGGCACAGCCGCGCTGGGAATTGGCATTGCCGGAGGCAACGTGCTTCTGCCCGCGGTCATCAAGGAACGGTTCCCCGAAAGCATCGCCGGCAAAACCACGCTGTACACCACGGCCCAGGTGCTGGTCGCGTCCTTGGGCACCGCCACTTCCGGCATCATCGCTTCTCGTATCGGTATCAAAAGCAGCATGGGATTGTTCGCCGTGTTGGGGCCGATCGCCTTGGCAGTATGGCTGATTATCTGGCTTTCCGGGCCGAATCGCGGCAAGAACGTCACAGCCGAAAACGATTCTCGTCCGCTTGTCGATAGGACACCATGGCGTTCACGCCTGGCTTGGGTGATTCTGGCTTATTTTGGCATGCAATCGATGTTGTATTACTCTTTGCTGACCTGGCTGCCGTCGATATGGCAGGCGGCCGGCTTCAGCGCCGTGGCCGCAGGCAACCTTGCCACGCTCTTCCAGCTCAGCGGTATGCCGTTGACGATGACGGTGCCGCTGATTGCCGAACGCAAGCATGGCCTGGCCATTGTCAACGGCATTGCCGGGGGAGGCTTCGCACTAGGGATATTGGGGATTCTCGTGCCCGGTGCGAACCTGCCGCTCAACGTGATTTCGGCGGTTTGCATGGGCCTTGCGACGGCGGCTTCGTTCAGCATCTGCATCGTCTTCTTCCAGAAGCGCACGACTTCGGCTGCCGACACCGCGCGCCTGTCCGGCATGGCACAGTCCGGCGGCTACTTGTTCGCAGCCATCGGTCCGGTTGCGCTGGGAGCCCTGAACGGTCTGCTGCATACCTGGATCCCTATTATCCTGATCGTCCTTGTGGTCATCGTCACGATGTTCGCGGCCGGTCTGGTCATCATCGCTCATCGTGATATCTATGAGGGGCTAGACTGAATACCGACGCTTTCAAAACGACCTGAAAGGCTTGAAACGATGACGATTCTTACTGATACCTATATACTCAACAACGGTGTGGAAATCCCGAAGATCGGGTTCGGGACCTGGCAGATTCCTGACGGTCAGGTTGCCTACGATTCGGTGCGCATGGCGCTGGACGCGGGCTATCGCCACGTCGATACCGCCTACGTGTATGGCAACGAACGCAGCGTAGGACGTGCCATCCGGGAATCCGGAATCAACCGCGACGAGATTTTCGTGACCTCGAAGCTGCCGGCCGAAGTGAAAGAGGCCGATGGGGTCCTGCCTCATTTCGAGGAGACGATGGAAAATCTCGGGCTCGACACGCTCGACCTTTATCTGATTCATGCGCCTTGGCCATGGAGCCATGCTGGCACGATGCGTATGGATGAGGAGAATCTGGCCGTATGGGGCGAAATGGAGAAAATCTATCGTTCCGGTCTCGTCCGCGCCATCGGGGTGTCGAACTTTGACGACCACGACCTCAAAAATATTCTGGATCACTGTAAAGTGACGCCGGCCGTCAACCAGATTCAGTATTACGTCGGTGCCACAGAGCCTCGGAACAGGACGTTCGCACAATCCCACGGCCTGCTGATCGAGGCCTATTCGCCGCTTGCCACCGGCGGGTTGCTCGGTTCTCCTGAACTCAGGTCGATGGCCGAAAAATACGGGGTCTCCACCGCCCAACTGGCGATTCGTTTCTGTCTGCAAAACGGTGTGCTGCCGCTTCCCAAGGCCACGCATCGTGACCATATCGAAGCCAACGCAGATGTCGATT from Bifidobacterium sp. ESL0728 encodes:
- a CDS encoding MFS transporter, which produces MSKRKRTWLVIMGLILAGANLRMPITMMPPLLPDLKAEIGLPTSLAGLLTTIPLLAFALASPLMGKAGARQGSEKVLVMALAVLSIGSYLRIIPSVWALLIGTAALGIGIAGGNVLLPAVIKERFPESIAGKTTLYTTAQVLVASLGTATSGIIASRIGIKSSMGLFAVLGPIALAVWLIIWLSGPNRGKNVTAENDSRPLVDRTPWRSRLAWVILAYFGMQSMLYYSLLTWLPSIWQAAGFSAVAAGNLATLFQLSGMPLTMTVPLIAERKHGLAIVNGIAGGGFALGILGILVPGANLPLNVISAVCMGLATAASFSICIVFFQKRTTSAADTARLSGMAQSGGYLFAAIGPVALGALNGLLHTWIPIILIVLVVIVTMFAAGLVIIAHRDIYEGLD
- a CDS encoding aldo/keto reductase, with the translated sequence MTILTDTYILNNGVEIPKIGFGTWQIPDGQVAYDSVRMALDAGYRHVDTAYVYGNERSVGRAIRESGINRDEIFVTSKLPAEVKEADGVLPHFEETMENLGLDTLDLYLIHAPWPWSHAGTMRMDEENLAVWGEMEKIYRSGLVRAIGVSNFDDHDLKNILDHCKVTPAVNQIQYYVGATEPRNRTFAQSHGLLIEAYSPLATGGLLGSPELRSMAEKYGVSTAQLAIRFCLQNGVLPLPKATHRDHIEANADVDFTISDADMATLNAFADPNPDNHNPSQR